The Pseudomonas azadiae genome contains a region encoding:
- a CDS encoding heavy metal translocating P-type ATPase: MTAPVPCYHCALPVPPGSRFTAVILGERRELCCPGCQAVAEAIVAGGLESYYQHRSEASANPEALPVQLVDELALYDRADVQKPFVRHDGELAEATLLMEGISCAACGWLIEKHLRSLPAVAEARLNLSNHRLQVRWADGQLPLSQVLSELRHIGYAAHPYQADRAAEQLASENRLALRQLGVAGLLWFQAMMATMATWPEFNVDLSPELHVILRWVAMFLTTPIVFYSCAPFFKGALRDLRTRHLTMDVSVSLAIGGAYLAGIWTAITGTGELYFDAVGMFALFLLAGRYLERRARERTAAATAQLVNLLPASCLRLKADGQSERILLPELALGDRVLVHPGAVLPADGLILDGQSSIDESLLTGEYLPQPRQAGDAVTAGTLNVEGALIVEVRALGHDTRLSAIVRLLERAQAEKPRLARIADRAAQWFLLCSLIAAALIGLLWWQLDSSRAFWIVLAMLVATCPCALSLATPTALTAATGTLHTLGLLLTRGHVLEGLNQIDTVIFDKTGTLTEGRLVLSAIRPLSTLSTDLCLSLAAALENRSEHPIARAFGRATLAADEVVSSPGLGLEGRVGARQLRIGQPGFVCELSGCQVPAAPQDGGQWLLLGDREGALAWFVLDDRLRSDAPALLAACQARGWRTLLLSGDSSPMVASVALELGIDEAHGGLRPDDKLHVLQRLHKEGRKVLMLGDGVNDVPVLAAADISVAMGTATDLAKTSADAVLLSNRLDALVHAFTLARRTRRVIVENLLWAGLYNGLMLPFAALGWITPIWAAVGMSLSSLTVVLNALRLTRLPSAPVARAPSVTRPLPA; this comes from the coding sequence ATGACCGCTCCCGTCCCCTGCTACCACTGCGCCCTACCCGTCCCGCCGGGCAGCCGCTTCACGGCGGTGATCCTCGGCGAACGCCGTGAACTCTGCTGCCCAGGCTGCCAGGCGGTGGCCGAAGCGATTGTGGCCGGCGGCCTGGAAAGCTACTACCAGCACCGCAGCGAAGCCTCGGCCAACCCTGAAGCGTTGCCGGTGCAACTGGTGGACGAGCTGGCGCTGTATGACCGCGCCGACGTGCAAAAACCCTTTGTGCGCCACGATGGCGAACTCGCCGAAGCCACCTTGCTGATGGAAGGCATCAGTTGCGCCGCCTGTGGCTGGCTGATCGAGAAACACCTGCGCAGCCTGCCCGCGGTGGCCGAGGCGCGACTGAACCTGTCCAACCATCGTTTGCAGGTGCGCTGGGCTGACGGGCAACTGCCGTTGAGCCAAGTGCTGAGCGAACTGCGGCATATCGGTTACGCCGCCCACCCTTACCAGGCCGACCGCGCCGCCGAACAACTGGCCAGCGAAAATCGCCTGGCCCTGCGCCAATTGGGCGTGGCCGGCCTGCTGTGGTTCCAGGCAATGATGGCAACCATGGCGACCTGGCCGGAATTCAATGTCGACCTGAGCCCGGAGCTGCACGTAATCCTGCGTTGGGTGGCGATGTTTCTTACAACACCTATCGTGTTCTACAGCTGCGCACCGTTTTTCAAGGGGGCCCTGCGTGACCTGCGCACGCGCCACCTGACCATGGATGTATCGGTTTCATTGGCCATCGGCGGTGCGTACCTGGCGGGCATCTGGACCGCGATCACCGGCACCGGTGAGTTGTACTTCGACGCAGTGGGCATGTTTGCGCTGTTCCTGCTGGCCGGACGTTACCTCGAGCGCCGTGCCCGCGAGCGTACGGCTGCTGCGACCGCGCAGTTGGTCAACCTGCTGCCCGCTTCGTGCCTGCGGCTCAAGGCGGACGGCCAGAGCGAACGCATCCTGCTCCCCGAGCTGGCGCTGGGCGATCGCGTGCTGGTGCATCCCGGCGCCGTGCTGCCGGCGGATGGCCTGATCCTCGACGGCCAATCCAGTATCGATGAATCCCTGCTCACCGGTGAATACCTGCCGCAACCCCGACAAGCCGGGGATGCGGTCACGGCGGGCACCCTGAATGTCGAGGGGGCATTGATCGTCGAAGTACGCGCGTTGGGCCATGACACACGCCTGTCCGCCATCGTGCGCCTGCTGGAAAGAGCCCAGGCCGAGAAACCGCGCCTGGCCCGGATCGCCGACCGCGCCGCGCAGTGGTTCCTGCTGTGTTCGCTGATCGCCGCCGCCCTGATCGGGTTGTTATGGTGGCAACTGGATTCATCGCGAGCGTTCTGGATTGTGCTGGCCATGCTGGTGGCGACCTGCCCCTGCGCGCTGTCCCTGGCCACGCCCACCGCCCTCACCGCTGCCACCGGCACCTTGCACACACTCGGCCTGCTGCTGACACGCGGCCATGTGCTGGAAGGGTTGAACCAGATCGATACGGTGATTTTCGACAAGACCGGCACCCTGACCGAAGGACGCCTGGTATTGAGTGCCATCCGGCCACTGAGCACCTTGAGCACGGACCTGTGCCTGAGCCTCGCCGCCGCCCTGGAAAACCGCTCCGAACACCCGATCGCCCGTGCCTTCGGGCGCGCGACGCTGGCCGCCGACGAGGTCGTCAGTTCGCCCGGGCTTGGCCTTGAAGGCCGCGTGGGCGCGCGCCAGCTGCGCATCGGCCAACCGGGCTTTGTCTGTGAACTCAGCGGTTGCCAGGTTCCGGCCGCGCCGCAGGATGGCGGCCAATGGCTGCTGCTGGGTGACCGCGAAGGCGCGCTGGCCTGGTTCGTGCTCGACGACCGCCTGCGCAGTGATGCGCCTGCGCTGTTGGCGGCCTGCCAGGCACGTGGCTGGCGCACGCTGCTGTTGTCGGGGGACAGTTCGCCGATGGTCGCCAGCGTCGCGCTTGAGTTGGGTATCGACGAGGCCCACGGCGGCCTGCGCCCCGATGACAAGCTGCACGTGCTGCAACGGCTGCACAAGGAAGGCCGCAAGGTGCTGATGCTCGGCGATGGCGTCAATGATGTGCCGGTGCTCGCCGCCGCGGATATCAGCGTGGCCATGGGCACCGCAACGGACCTGGCCAAGACCAGCGCCGATGCCGTGTTGCTCTCCAACCGCCTGGACGCCCTGGTACACGCCTTTACCCTGGCACGGCGCACCCGTCGGGTGATTGTTGAAAACCTGCTGTGGGCAGGCCTATACAATGGCCTGATGCTGCCGTTTGCCGCCCTGGGTTGGATCACGCCCATCTGGGCCGCGGTCGGCATGTCCCTCAGTTCGTTGACCGTGGTGCTCAATGCCCTGCGCCTGACTCGCCTGCCGAGCGCGCCGGTGGCACGAGCCCCCTCAGTAACCCGTCCGCTGCCGGCTTGA
- the ccoS gene encoding cbb3-type cytochrome oxidase assembly protein CcoS — protein sequence MPALYVMIPAALLLVGVAIYIFFWAVDSGQYDDLDGPAHSVLFDDQDPNHLAAIDEANGPEQPRAPKEPPHA from the coding sequence ATGCCAGCTTTATACGTGATGATTCCGGCGGCGCTGCTGTTAGTGGGCGTGGCCATCTACATCTTTTTCTGGGCGGTGGACAGCGGCCAGTACGACGACCTCGACGGCCCGGCCCACAGCGTCTTGTTCGACGATCAGGACCCGAACCACCTCGCCGCCATCGACGAAGCCAACGGCCCCGAGCAACCGCGCGCGCCCAAAGAGCCGCCCCATGCTTGA
- a CDS encoding sulfite exporter TauE/SafE family protein produces MLELAPLLVSALILGLLGGGHCLGMCGGLMGALTLAIPREQRGRRFRLLLAYNLGRVLSYAVAGVLIGLAGWAVANSPAAMFMRVLAGLLLISMGLYLAGWWSGLTRIESLGRGLWRFIQPVANRLLPVSSLPRALLLGALWGWLPCGLVYSTLLWAASQGNALDSGLLMLAFGLGTWPVLLATGLAAERVTALLRKRSVRMAGGVLVILFGLWTLPGPHQHWLMGH; encoded by the coding sequence ATGCTTGAATTGGCGCCGCTGCTGGTCTCCGCGCTGATTCTCGGCCTGCTGGGCGGCGGCCATTGCCTGGGCATGTGCGGCGGGCTGATGGGCGCGCTGACCCTGGCGATTCCCAGGGAGCAGCGCGGCCGCAGGTTTCGACTGCTGCTGGCATACAACCTGGGCAGGGTGCTCAGCTATGCCGTCGCCGGGGTATTAATCGGCCTCGCCGGCTGGGCCGTGGCGAACAGCCCGGCGGCGATGTTCATGCGTGTGCTTGCCGGGCTGCTGTTGATCAGCATGGGCCTGTACCTGGCCGGCTGGTGGAGCGGCCTCACCCGCATTGAAAGCCTCGGTCGCGGCCTGTGGCGCTTTATCCAGCCCGTCGCCAACCGCCTGCTGCCGGTGTCGAGCCTGCCGCGCGCGTTGCTGCTGGGCGCGCTGTGGGGTTGGTTGCCGTGCGGGTTGGTCTACAGCACCCTGCTGTGGGCCGCCAGCCAGGGTAATGCGCTGGACAGCGGCTTGCTGATGCTGGCGTTCGGCCTGGGTACCTGGCCGGTGCTGTTGGCCACCGGGCTTGCGGCCGAGCGGGTCACCGCGCTGCTGCGCAAACGCAGCGTGCGTATGGCGGGTGGCGTGCTGGTGATCCTGTTTGGCCTATGGACATTGCCGGGGCCCCACCAGCACTGGCTGATGGGGCACTGA
- the hemN gene encoding oxygen-independent coproporphyrinogen III oxidase — protein MLDAIRWDANLIHRYDLAGPRYTSYPTAVQFDSQVGTFDLLHALRESRKAARPLSLYVHVPFCANICYYCACNKVITKDRGRAQAYLQRLKQEIQLVACHLDPKQPVEQLHFGGGTPTFLSHDELRQVMTCLRQHFNLLDDDSGDYGIEIDPREADWATMGLLRELGFNRVSIGLQDLDPEVQRAVNRLQSLEETRAVIEAARTLQFRSINIDLIYGLPKQTPINFARTVEEVIKLQPDRLSVFNYAHLPERFMPQRRIDTADLPSPASKLLMLQTTIEQLTQAGYRYIGMDHFALPDDELAIAQEEGTLQRNFQGYTTHGHCDLIGLGVSAISQIGDLYCQNSSDLNGYQNTLAGAQLATSRGLVCTTDDRLRREVIQQLICNFSLAFEGIEQAFNLDFRSYFDDIWPQLEAMAADGLIELDAQGIRVLPAGRLLVRSVCMVFDAYLEHQNRQRFSRVI, from the coding sequence ATGCTCGACGCCATTCGTTGGGACGCCAATCTGATTCACCGCTACGACCTGGCGGGACCGCGCTACACGTCCTACCCCACCGCCGTACAATTCGACAGCCAGGTCGGCACATTCGACCTGCTCCACGCCCTGCGCGAGAGCCGCAAGGCCGCGCGTCCGTTGTCGCTGTACGTGCATGTGCCGTTCTGCGCGAACATCTGCTACTACTGCGCCTGCAACAAAGTCATCACCAAGGACCGTGGCCGCGCCCAGGCCTACCTGCAACGCCTGAAGCAGGAAATTCAACTGGTGGCCTGCCACCTCGACCCGAAACAACCGGTGGAGCAACTGCATTTCGGCGGTGGCACTCCGACCTTTCTCAGCCACGATGAACTGCGCCAGGTCATGACCTGCCTGCGCCAGCATTTCAACCTGCTGGACGATGACTCCGGCGATTACGGCATCGAGATCGACCCTCGCGAAGCCGACTGGGCCACCATGGGCCTGCTGCGTGAACTGGGTTTCAACCGCGTCAGCATCGGCCTGCAGGACCTCGACCCCGAGGTGCAACGCGCAGTCAACCGCCTGCAAAGCCTGGAAGAAACCCGCGCAGTGATCGAGGCAGCGCGCACCCTGCAATTTCGCTCGATCAATATCGACCTGATCTACGGTTTGCCCAAGCAAACGCCGATCAACTTCGCGCGCACCGTGGAGGAAGTGATCAAGCTGCAACCCGACCGCCTGTCGGTGTTCAACTACGCCCACCTGCCGGAACGTTTCATGCCGCAGCGGCGCATCGACACCGCCGACCTGCCCTCCCCGGCGTCAAAACTGCTGATGCTGCAAACCACCATCGAGCAACTGACACAGGCCGGCTACCGCTACATCGGTATGGACCACTTCGCCCTGCCCGACGATGAACTGGCCATCGCCCAGGAAGAAGGCACCCTGCAACGCAACTTCCAGGGCTACACCACCCACGGCCATTGCGACTTGATCGGGCTCGGGGTGTCGGCGATCAGCCAGATCGGCGACCTGTACTGCCAGAACAGCAGCGATCTCAACGGCTACCAAAACACCTTGGCCGGCGCGCAACTGGCCACCAGCCGTGGACTGGTGTGCACCACGGATGATCGGTTGCGGCGGGAGGTGATCCAGCAGTTGATCTGTAATTTCAGCCTGGCGTTCGAGGGGATCGAACAGGCCTTCAATCTGGATTTTCGCAGCTACTTCGACGACATCTGGCCGCAGCTTGAGGCCATGGCCGCGGACGGCCTGATCGAACTCGACGCCCAGGGCATTCGTGTATTGCCTGCCGGGCGCCTGCTGGTGCGTTCGGTGTGCATGGTGTTCGATGCCTATCTGGAACACCAGAACAGGCAACGATTTTCACGGGTGATCTGA
- the fnr gene encoding fumarate/nitrate reduction transcriptional regulator Fnr: MSEPVKLRAHSQAHCKDCSLAPLCLPLSLNLEDMDALDDIVKRGRPLKKGEFLFRQGDKFDSVYAVRSGALKTFSLSDGGEEQITGFHLPSELVGLSGMDTEMHPVSAQALETTSVCEIPFERLDELAVQLPQLRRQLMRVMSREIRDDQQMMLLLSKKTADERIATFLVNLSARFRARGFSANQFRLSMSRNEIGNYLGLAVETVSRVFTRFQQNELIAAEGKEVHILDPIQLCALAGGSLEG; encoded by the coding sequence ATGTCCGAGCCAGTCAAACTGCGCGCTCACAGCCAGGCCCATTGCAAGGATTGCAGCCTGGCTCCCCTCTGCTTGCCACTTTCGTTGAATTTGGAAGACATGGATGCGCTGGACGACATCGTTAAACGCGGTCGCCCGCTGAAAAAAGGCGAGTTTCTGTTTCGCCAGGGCGACAAGTTCGATTCCGTTTATGCAGTACGTTCGGGCGCACTGAAAACCTTCAGCCTGAGCGACGGCGGCGAAGAGCAGATCACCGGTTTCCACCTGCCCAGTGAACTGGTGGGGTTGTCGGGCATGGACACCGAGATGCACCCCGTGTCGGCCCAGGCCCTGGAGACGACGTCGGTGTGCGAAATCCCCTTCGAACGCCTGGATGAACTGGCCGTACAATTGCCGCAACTGCGCCGTCAATTGATGCGCGTGATGAGCCGCGAGATTCGTGACGACCAGCAAATGATGCTGCTGCTGTCGAAGAAAACCGCCGACGAGCGCATTGCCACCTTCTTGGTCAACCTGTCGGCTCGCTTCCGTGCCCGCGGCTTCTCGGCCAACCAGTTCCGCCTGAGCATGTCGCGCAATGAAATCGGCAACTACTTGGGCCTGGCGGTGGAAACCGTGTCCCGTGTATTCACCCGTTTCCAGCAAAACGAGCTGATTGCCGCCGAAGGCAAGGAAGTGCATATCCTCGACCCGATCCAACTGTGC